Within Thermus hydrothermalis, the genomic segment CTTTGGACCGCTGAGGTGGTCTACGCCGGCTTCGGCACCCCCATGCTCCGGGGGGCCTTGGCGGTGCAGGGAGGGCACGTGGTGGGGGTGGGAAGCCTGGCGGAGCTTAAGGCCCGCTTTCCCGAGGCACCCGTGGTGGCCAAAGGCAAGGCCCTCCTCCCCCCGCCCGTGAACGCCCACACCCACCTGGACCTAAGCCTCCTGCCCCTTTACCGAGGGCCTTTTGCCGGCTTTCTCTCCCACGTGGTGGCCCACCGGGAAAGCCGGGGGCTTTTGGGGGCGAGGTGGGGGCTAGAGGAGCTTCTGGCCACCGGGGTGGGCGCCTTCGCCGACATCGTCTTCAAGGACGAGGTGATGGACTTCCTCCTCCTGGAAAGCCCGCTTCCCGGCGTGGCCTTCTACGAGGTCTTCGCCCCGGACCCCCTGGAGGCGGAGGAGGTCTTCGCCCGGGTGAAGGCCAAGGTGGCGGCGTGGCGGAAGCGGGAGGGGAGGGTGAAGGTGGGGCTTTCCCCCCACGCCCCCTACTCCGTGAGCCTGCCCCTCCTCAAGCGGCTCGCCCAGTACGCCCAGGCCGAGGGCATCCCCCTCATGGTCCATGCGGCGGAAAGCCCGGAGGAGGTGGCCTTCCTCCGGGAGGGAACGGGCCCCTTGGCCGAGGTGCACCGCCGCTTTAGCCAAGCCCCCTTCACGCCCCCAGGCCTCACCCCGGTGCGGCTCCTCCACGCACTGGGGGTCCTCGGCCCCACCACCCTTCTCGTGCACGGGGTCCAGGTGGACGAGGAGGAGGTGGCCCTCCTCGCCGAAACCGGGACCAAGGTGGTGCTCTGCCCCCGCTCCAACCAGAACCTGGCGGTGGGCGAGGCGCCCATCCCCCTCTACGCCCGGTACGGGGTGGAGCTCGCCCTGGGCACGGACTCCCGGGCGAGCAGCCCCGACCTGGACGTGCGCCAGGAGGCCCTTTTCCTCTGGGGCAAGGCGGACCCCCGCCTCCTGGTCCGGGCCCTAACCCGAGGGGGGTATAGGGCCTTGGGCCTCCCCACGCCCCGGATTACCCGGGGAACGCCCGTTTCTCTGGTACACTCCCTCTGATGCGCCCCTTGGGCCGCGGCCCCCACCTTTCCCTGCCTTCCTTCTGGGACGAGGAGGTGCGCCACACCGGGCCCCTCATCCTCTATAGCGCCTTCACCGGGGCCTTGGCGGGGCTTCTGGTGGCCCTGCTGAACCTTGCCCTGCGGCCCCTGGCCGAAGGGGTAGGCAACCTTTTCGGCTACCTGGCCCCCGAGCCCCCGGGGGAAGGGGGGCTCCTCCAGGCCTTCACGGGGCCAGCTCTCTGGCCCCTCGCCTTCCTCCTCCCGCCCCTTTACGCCCTCACGAGCTACCTGGGCACCGGGCAGGGGCTCGCCGCCCTTCTGCGCCAGGCGCGGGAAGGGACCCCGGCCCCCCGGCTCGCCCACCCCCGGGCGGTCCTGGGCGGGGCGTTGCAGATCGCCCTCTACTCCCCCATGGGCCGGGAGGGGCCTTTCGGGGTTTTGGGGCTTTGGCTGGGGCTCCTTTTGGACCGCCGCTTTCCCCGCTTGGGCGGAGGGTTAGCCTTTGCCGGGCTTGCCGCCGGGCTCGGGGCCGCCCTCCACGCCCCGGTGGCGGGGGCCCTCCTCGCCACGGAGATCCTCTACCGCTCCCTCCTCCTCGAGGCCCGGGCCCTCACCCCCGCCCTCATCGGGGCCCTTTCGGGCTTCGCCGTCTACGGAGCCTTTTTCGGCTATGAGCCCCTCCTTCCCTTTCCCGTGCGCCTGGACCTGGCAAGCCTCCCCGCAGGCCTCCTCCTGGGGGTTTTGGCCGCCGCCTTGGCCACCCTGTGGACCGAGGGGGGAAGGGCCCTTGCCGCCTGGCTTAAGCCCCTCCCTTTCCCCCTCCGCCACGCCCTCCTGGGCCTTGCCCTCGCCCTCGCCCTCCTCTTCCTCCCCGAGGCCTTGGGAAACGGCCTCGGCTGGGTGGCGGTGGCCACCACGCCCCTCCTCGCCCCTTGGGCGCTTTTCTACCTCCTCCTCGCCAAGCTCCTCCTCCTCATCCTGGCCCTGGGGGTAAGGGCGTACGGGGGGCCCTTCACCCCGGCCCTGGTCCTAGGGGGGCTTTTGGGCGCCTTCCTCGCCCACCTGGCCGGGCCCTTCAACCTTCCGGCCGAGGCCTTGGCCCTGGCGGGCGGGGTGGCGGTCCTGGCCGGGGTGGCCCGGGCCCCCTTCGCCGGCCTGGCCCTGGCGGCGGAGTGGGGCGGGTACGCAAGCCTCCCCTTAGCCCTGCCCGCCGTCTTCCTGGCCTACGCCCTGACCCCCGCCCACGACCCGGAGGAGGGCCTTAAGGAAGCGCCGGCCACGC encodes:
- a CDS encoding amidohydrolase family protein; the protein is MSWLKTELWTAEVVYAGFGTPMLRGALAVQGGHVVGVGSLAELKARFPEAPVVAKGKALLPPPVNAHTHLDLSLLPLYRGPFAGFLSHVVAHRESRGLLGARWGLEELLATGVGAFADIVFKDEVMDFLLLESPLPGVAFYEVFAPDPLEAEEVFARVKAKVAAWRKREGRVKVGLSPHAPYSVSLPLLKRLAQYAQAEGIPLMVHAAESPEEVAFLREGTGPLAEVHRRFSQAPFTPPGLTPVRLLHALGVLGPTTLLVHGVQVDEEEVALLAETGTKVVLCPRSNQNLAVGEAPIPLYARYGVELALGTDSRASSPDLDVRQEALFLWGKADPRLLVRALTRGGYRALGLPTPRITRGTPVSLVHSL
- a CDS encoding chloride channel protein, with amino-acid sequence MRPLGRGPHLSLPSFWDEEVRHTGPLILYSAFTGALAGLLVALLNLALRPLAEGVGNLFGYLAPEPPGEGGLLQAFTGPALWPLAFLLPPLYALTSYLGTGQGLAALLRQAREGTPAPRLAHPRAVLGGALQIALYSPMGREGPFGVLGLWLGLLLDRRFPRLGGGLAFAGLAAGLGAALHAPVAGALLATEILYRSLLLEARALTPALIGALSGFAVYGAFFGYEPLLPFPVRLDLASLPAGLLLGVLAAALATLWTEGGRALAAWLKPLPFPLRHALLGLALALALLFLPEALGNGLGWVAVATTPLLAPWALFYLLLAKLLLLILALGVRAYGGPFTPALVLGGLLGAFLAHLAGPFNLPAEALALAGGVAVLAGVARAPFAGLALAAEWGGYASLPLALPAVFLAYALTPAHDPEEGLKEAPATPEGHPSETPPQSEPPPRGPEAAAGPETPPG